A stretch of DNA from Oreochromis aureus strain Israel breed Guangdong linkage group 10, ZZ_aureus, whole genome shotgun sequence:
GGCTGATCGAGCTCACAGATTATTTACAACCTATGCACGATATAAATTATCTGGGTGTGTTTTGGCTTTAAAGCaactttttcccttttttccgcctcaaaaaaacaaaacaaaaaaaacaaaacaaaacaccacaccagagagaaaaaacagaattatAAACAAGGCCCTTTAATATAGTAACATGTACAGTATGAATGTGAAGTGGGTGAACAAATAAGCATAAAAAAGTATTTCACATTTAAACACTGATTTCTTAGGGAATAATGCCATTTCTGTTTAAACCTACATGCAAAGGTCCCCCCCACCCCTCAAACCCACCCATgtgtaatacaaaaaacaataaatatgcTTATCTGGGGCAAAGACTACCTTCTTGGTATACACAGTGACAAATATTTAACACTTTTAGTGTCACTTTAAAATGACTTGCACTTGTAAATGTACATAGAATAGTTACATGGAGGTCATTATAGTAGTACACATGTTAAATAACACCAGACAGTTTAGCTCAAAGGGCTGAGAAGATTAATGCTCTGCTGTTAACTCCTGGTGCGCTGTAGcatcaggaacaaatgtaactGGGTTACATACATTTACATGGTATGTTAGTatactgctgttttcagcacatcatgtgtttcctttaaaaaacaaaacaaaacaaagactgttGCACGACAACTTAAGCACAACCCTTACTAAACCGAATAAAAATGCTCTAACTACATTCTTATATACACAAACGGCTGAGAGGCATTGCTGCCAGCGGAGGAACGAATATGCACATGCAAGCACCAACGTCTGTCTGCTAGCGACTGCCTGGTAACAATGATACAAGTCCAGAAAAAGAAAGCCTTTCCAGACATACAGTAGCAGcgtgaaaaaaactaaaaaataaataaaataaaaatggaatgCCAAACTGAGGTCCACAGGGAGACGTTATTTAGCGAGAAGAGAGAACAGGAGAGTGTTTGAGCTCCTGATGTGGTGCATAAAGATGCCAGCTAATTGCCTTCAACTAGTCCTGTATGATctgataaacaaataaatgcactgagtgatTTCTTCAAAACAGCATGTCTTCGACACAGATAACTTCCGTTTGATAACATAACAATTGTGGACCAATGAGGGCTCTGCACAGTGACGGGAAGAGATAAGAGAGAACtggctgagagagagagagaggggggggtgATGGCTGACGGAAAAATGGCTCATGattcatctcacacacacacacacacacacacacacacacacacacacacacacacaaatatagcTGAAATTACACTTTAGCTTTTGGTCTGTTAGTGTTTTATATGGCATTGCTACAGCCTTTCATTATAAAAAGGAAACAGCGGTGACAGCAGTGgtgtaataaaaacaagcataatgttgtctttttttaaagcagcataTTTTAGATTAAAATGTTACCGTTTCCACCTATAGAGGGCAATAAAGTATCTACCTGATGTTTTACTGAAGTTGTCAGTGAAAGAAATCAGatgaatggactggttcttatatagtgctttctACTGCATGCTTcattcactcacattcacactctgatgagcAACTTTGGGGTCACTATTTTGCCCAGGGATGCTTTGGCGTGCACACTGGAGCAGCCGGACATTGAACCATCAACTTTCTGATTAGTGGATGGCCTGCTCAACCTCCTGACTCCTCCTGGTGACTGTATCTCAGAAGGTATATTACTACCAATGATACCAAGAACATGAGCCCTAACACCTTCATAAAAGAAATCAGGATAAAAGTTGGTAGACTGGGCCGAACGTGATCCGTGACCACTGAAACTGTCAGCTTGTGCATATAAATCTGGCATTAAATAACGCGTGAGCATCAAAGATGAAAGGAGCAGAGGTGGGAAGATATTAATATACCATGAAAGGAGACCATCTTGGACTACAGTGGCTGTAAAGCCATCATAGTTTACGCATTTTGAAAGTTGAGTGTTAAGGCCTTTACAcattaaacatgtaaaattCACACATATTTTGTGCAGCCTCGCCTGTTCTTAATGCAGCCGTTCATACCAATATGAATTCTTTCTAGTTTTTCGCATGTGCATGAACAGAGCTAACCAATCAGATTACTGCGTTTTCCAACAAGTGTGCTCAAAGCGCACACCGGTGCTGAACATACAATTATATggaaacagtaaaataatattattttacctcagacacacagctagaCGCTGCTCCGGGTCAATCTGCTCTCCGAATTcatttctctgcctcctcagatgtggTCTGAAATGTACGAAAGCTGCCGTGATACAGCTTCAACTCCTGGATTAAACCAATAAAATTCTCCCTGCTTGTGATAATCGGAGGAACTCAGAATCATTGTTCCTTCCCTCTTTTTTTGTTCCTCAGAAACATCAGAATTAGCGCTTCATTGCTTGATGTCGATTTGACGTTACATGACAAATTCGCATGCAAAATAAATTCtgatttttgtgacatttttccaCAATGTGCTTGGTGTGTAAAGGCCTTTATCTGCTACTTTCAGCTGAGGGAAATTCGCCCACATTAGTCATTGGTCAGTTTCATAGATGTGATTATAAATACCCAAACCTGATCAATTtattatgatttaaaaaaaacaaaaaacaaaataaaaacctacAAACTAAACATGCTGTTACCAAATCCTTTTTCTGTAACAGTAAGGATGAGCTAGAACTATGCCTTCATTATTGTGAGCGTTTTATAAATTCATGCCCAGCTccccagttttgttttgtttgtttttttaaatatccttccttttttacagtttttggcTTGTGCCCACGTCTGCAATAAATTTCCCAAATTATTGCCAGAAAGTTTGCAATCTAGCAATTTCCTGGAATCTGTACACTACCTGCACTGCTCCATAAACATCTGTATGaaagaacagctgctgctgaagaATGTACCGTGGTAATTTAAAACTAAGCTTCAAATCTAAACGTTTAAGACTTGAATATCTTTGACAAACTAAGCTCCAAGGCTCTGGTTATATGTAGCCTGGTTCATCACCCTAACACCGCGGAGTGAAGATGACCTCGTGGTCCATCAAACTACACAAACACATCAGTCcgtgctttttaaaaacaccaacagcgAGGCACCTCTTTAACCTCCACCTAAACACAGTCTACAACTGAGCTGTCATCCTCCTCAGCTCCCCACTCCCCAAACCTCATCTGCGGAGACGGAGCTGCTGGATGGAGGTTATTAATGTCATCCATGGCGTCTGGGTCAGCGTCTTCATTGGTGCTGATTCCCATGTGACCGCCTTCCTCGCGGTGCGTGCGGATGTGTTTCCGCAGAGCCGCAGGCTCTTTGAAAGTGCGGTTGCAGAAAGGGCAGCAGCACGGCCTCTCTCCGGTGTGGATCAGCTGGTggtgtttcaggtgctgcaggCGACTCAGCCGCTTCCCGCAGATGGCACACACGTAGGGCTTCTCCCCCGTGTGGGTGCGCCGATGTTTACGCAGACCATCCAGGTGGCGGAAGCAGTTTCCGCACTCTGAGCAAGAGTACGGCTTCTCCCCCGTGTGTATGCGCAGGTGGGTTTTAAGCGCCCCTGACTCGCGGAACCGACGGCCGCAGACTCCACACGGGTACGGCTTCTCGCCTGTGTGGATGCGGATGTGCTTCTTCAAGCTGGAGATCAGACGGAAGGTCTTTCCGCACTCCAAGCAGTGGTGAGGCCGATCTCCAGGGGGCTCGACCACTGCCGTGTCAGGAGCTGATGGTCCCGCAGATTCTTCAGCTCCGCCTGATGAAGTGCTGTCACCTCTTCCTGCTCCAGGAGTCCTAGCTAACTGTTTCTGTCCATTAAGTCCGCCCAAGGCACTACTGCATTCACGCATGGGTCTTTGGTGACGCAGTGGGTGAGGGAAAGATCGCTGGGAACCCGCCTCTCCTCCAACTTGACCATAGCCAAGATCCCCCACGTTATGTGACGATCGTTCTCCGTCCCCCGCCGCTATGCTGTCCTTCCTGTTGGGCTGAGTGGAGCCTGAAGCTGGTCCCTGCTCCTCTTTGATCTCAAATCTGGACGCTCCACCAGGTCCCTGAGACTGCCTCTCGTCTaaagacaaaaatgaaataTGTACATCATTACCGTGTTTGAACACAGTCATCAATCCATGCAAAAGCTCATCACTCTACACTCACCTGGTCGGCCAGAATCGGAGCACATATGAGATGTGTTGGATGTGAAG
This window harbors:
- the si:ch1073-224n8.1 gene encoding B-cell CLL/lymphoma 6 member B protein: MTSRRTGYAGSMDSSSPSNSGSSSLHSGNRKQSAVSIPDRIESCYDRKVDKGGYGGSQGSVTVTSLKSRLAPTIQTAMSAAVDTLLGEVVLVLNETQQELLHKEQENERLKVRLEVSERELKTLQECLCSAQKLIDQLQVSYTGPQSISQSVFAPSLSSMASMTLDRDHQNPRNVNGAGVDLGLGGSVDESLHGFEPRDEYKMCQLSIQPDGSVTNHALDSFTSNTSHMCSDSGRPDERQSQGPGGASRFEIKEEQGPASGSTQPNRKDSIAAGDGERSSHNVGDLGYGQVGGEAGSQRSFPHPLRHQRPMRECSSALGGLNGQKQLARTPGAGRGDSTSSGGAEESAGPSAPDTAVVEPPGDRPHHCLECGKTFRLISSLKKHIRIHTGEKPYPCGVCGRRFRESGALKTHLRIHTGEKPYSCSECGNCFRHLDGLRKHRRTHTGEKPYVCAICGKRLSRLQHLKHHQLIHTGERPCCCPFCNRTFKEPAALRKHIRTHREEGGHMGISTNEDADPDAMDDINNLHPAAPSPQMRFGEWGAEEDDSSVVDCV